A single genomic interval of Acidovorax sp. 1608163 harbors:
- a CDS encoding histidine kinase dimerization/phospho-acceptor domain-containing protein has product MTAPADPRAPTSGGRASLTRHLLLWSLGALVLVWGSFVFLGYKTGVHEADELTDGHLASVAALLLNLRAYEAVDGVHTERTLLPGLKAHDYQQSLSVAQWDAQGRLVAVSGSAQLPPFDAREGFIDLQLGTPPVAWRGFSQWNVERTRKIMVLVAVHERDELAEDIAEQMIEPGLWLLPVIALALGLALRRGLKPLYALSDDVAALDPAMDHRLASQNAWKEFESVEASINTLLDRQQAAMARERRLANEVAHELRTPLSSIALQASALDGGLAPDAQAQALARIRQDALRAGHVLNQLLALARASRAELDSATAQVDLAAMARGVCADYAQAAWQRGDELEVSAPASLWVQGHAVLLDLVLRNLIENALKHTPPGTHIAVQMAEDRAEDSGAPAAWLQVCDDGARPHPAQGGAPAPVVAVDSLHLGHEIVTRVAQVHRARFGQAPAPVPFTTCYRLDLLKEPFPAPR; this is encoded by the coding sequence ATGACCGCCCCTGCCGACCCCCGCGCACCCACATCCGGCGGGCGCGCCTCCCTCACGCGCCACCTGCTGCTGTGGTCCCTGGGGGCTCTGGTGTTGGTGTGGGGCAGTTTTGTCTTTCTGGGTTACAAAACCGGCGTTCACGAGGCCGATGAGCTGACCGACGGGCATCTGGCCAGCGTGGCCGCCTTGCTGCTGAACCTGCGCGCTTATGAAGCCGTGGATGGCGTGCACACCGAACGCACCCTGCTGCCGGGCCTGAAGGCGCACGACTACCAGCAGTCCTTGAGCGTGGCGCAGTGGGATGCGCAGGGGCGCCTGGTGGCGGTGAGCGGCTCGGCGCAATTGCCCCCGTTCGATGCACGCGAGGGGTTTATTGACCTGCAACTGGGCACACCGCCCGTGGCCTGGCGCGGTTTTTCGCAATGGAACGTGGAGCGCACCCGCAAGATCATGGTGCTGGTGGCGGTGCACGAGCGCGATGAGCTGGCAGAAGACATTGCCGAGCAAATGATCGAGCCGGGTCTGTGGCTGCTGCCTGTCATTGCGCTGGCTTTGGGGCTGGCCTTGCGCCGGGGGCTCAAGCCGCTGTATGCCCTGTCGGACGACGTGGCCGCGCTGGACCCGGCCATGGACCACCGCCTGGCCTCCCAAAACGCCTGGAAAGAGTTCGAGTCTGTCGAAGCCTCCATCAACACCCTGCTGGACCGCCAGCAGGCCGCCATGGCCCGCGAGCGCCGGCTGGCCAATGAAGTGGCCCATGAGCTGCGCACACCCCTGTCGTCGATTGCGCTGCAAGCCAGTGCGCTGGACGGCGGCCTGGCGCCGGACGCCCAGGCGCAGGCTTTGGCGCGCATTCGGCAAGACGCCCTGCGGGCCGGGCATGTGCTCAACCAGTTGCTGGCCCTGGCCCGCGCCAGCCGTGCTGAGCTGGACAGCGCGACGGCCCAGGTAGACCTGGCCGCCATGGCGCGCGGTGTGTGCGCGGACTATGCCCAGGCGGCCTGGCAGCGGGGCGATGAGCTGGAAGTCAGCGCCCCGGCCAGCCTGTGGGTGCAGGGGCATGCCGTGCTGCTGGACCTGGTTTTGCGCAACCTCATCGAAAACGCCCTCAAACACACGCCCCCAGGCACCCACATTGCGGTGCAAATGGCAGAAGACAGGGCCGAGGACAGTGGGGCCCCGGCGGCTTGGCTGCAGGTGTGCGACGACGGTGCGCGGCCCCACCCTGCCCAAGGCGGCGCGCCCGCCCCCGTGGTGGCGGTGGACAGTCTGCACCTGGGCCATGAAATCGTGACCCGCGTGGCCCAGGTGCACCGCGCCCGGTTTGGCCAAGCCCCTGCGCCAGTGCCATTCACCACCTGCTACCGTCTGGATTTGCTGAAGGAGCCTTTCCCCGCGCCCAGGTAA
- the fba gene encoding class II fructose-bisphosphate aldolase (catalyzes the reversible aldol condensation of dihydroxyacetonephosphate and glyceraldehyde 3-phosphate in the Calvin cycle, glycolysis, and/or gluconeogenesis) — MPLVSMRELLDHAAINGYGIPAFNVNNLEQVQAVMAAADEVGAPVILQASAGARKYAGEPFIKHLIQAAVEAFPHIPLVMHQDHGTSPKICQGAIDLGFGSVMMDGSLMEDGKTPSSFDYNVDVTRKVVELAHQYGVTVEGELGCLGNLETGDAGEEDGIGAEGKLDHSQMLTDPEEAAQFVKATQLDALAIAIGTSHGAYKFSRPPTGDILAISRVKEIHARIPNTHLVMHGSSSVPQELLAIINQYGGKMKETYGVPVAEIQEAIKHGVRKINIDTDIRLAMTGAVRKFLAENPEKFDAREWLKPAREAAKLVCKQRYLEFGCEGQGSKIKGLSLQTIAAQYASGALAQVVN; from the coding sequence ATGCCTCTCGTCTCCATGCGCGAACTGCTCGACCATGCCGCTATCAACGGCTATGGCATCCCTGCATTCAATGTGAACAACCTGGAGCAAGTCCAGGCCGTGATGGCGGCCGCAGACGAGGTGGGGGCCCCGGTCATCCTGCAAGCCAGCGCAGGCGCCCGCAAGTACGCAGGCGAGCCCTTCATCAAGCACCTGATCCAGGCTGCGGTCGAGGCTTTTCCGCACATCCCGCTGGTGATGCACCAGGACCATGGCACTTCGCCCAAGATCTGCCAGGGCGCGATTGACCTGGGCTTTGGCTCCGTGATGATGGACGGCTCGCTGATGGAAGACGGCAAGACGCCTTCGTCCTTCGATTACAACGTGGATGTGACCCGCAAGGTGGTGGAGCTGGCACACCAGTACGGCGTTACCGTCGAGGGCGAGCTGGGTTGCCTGGGCAACCTGGAAACCGGCGATGCGGGTGAAGAAGACGGCATTGGCGCCGAAGGCAAGCTCGACCACAGCCAGATGCTGACCGACCCTGAGGAAGCCGCCCAGTTCGTCAAGGCCACGCAACTGGACGCACTGGCGATTGCCATCGGCACCAGCCACGGCGCGTACAAGTTCAGCCGTCCGCCCACAGGCGACATCCTGGCCATCAGCCGCGTCAAGGAAATCCACGCCCGCATCCCCAACACCCACTTGGTGATGCACGGCTCGTCCTCCGTGCCGCAAGAGCTGCTGGCCATCATCAACCAGTACGGCGGCAAGATGAAGGAAACCTACGGCGTGCCCGTGGCCGAGATCCAGGAAGCCATCAAGCACGGCGTGCGCAAGATCAATATCGACACCGACATCCGCCTGGCCATGACCGGCGCGGTGCGCAAGTTCCTGGCCGAGAACCCTGAAAAGTTCGATGCCCGCGAATGGCTCAAGCCCGCCCGCGAAGCCGCCAAGCTGGTGTGCAAGCAGCGCTACCTGGAGTTCGGCTGCGAAGGCCAGGGCTCCAAGATCAAGGGCCTGAGCCTGCAGACCATTGCCGCGCAATACGCTTCGGGCGCTCTGGCCCAGGTGGTGAACTGA
- a CDS encoding Re/Si-specific NAD(P)(+) transhydrogenase subunit alpha, with amino-acid sequence MFIGVPAETVAGETRVAATPETVKKLTALGHSLRVQSGAGLAASVTDAAYEAAGAEITDAAGAWGAPLMLKVRCPSEAEAPWLRSGTTLVGMLNPFDAAGLQRLAAAGVTAYALEAAPRTTRAQSMDVLSSQANIAGYKAVMIAADRYQRFFPMLMTAAGTVKAARVVVLGVGVAGLQAIATAKRLGAVIEASDVRPSVKEQVESLGAKFIDVPYETAEEKEAAEGVSGYARPMPPSWLERQKMEVAKRVAQADVVITTALIPGRPAPVLVTPEMVQAMKAGSVIVDLAAPQGGNCPLTEPGSTVVKHGVTLVGETNLPALVAADASSLYARNVLDFLKLIINKEGALHVDMQDDIVAACLMAHEGTLKRA; translated from the coding sequence ATGTTCATAGGAGTGCCAGCAGAGACGGTGGCCGGGGAAACCCGGGTCGCGGCAACGCCCGAGACCGTCAAAAAGCTCACCGCCCTGGGGCACAGCCTGCGTGTGCAGTCGGGGGCGGGCCTGGCCGCCAGCGTGACCGATGCGGCCTATGAGGCCGCAGGGGCCGAGATCACCGACGCCGCAGGCGCCTGGGGGGCCCCTTTGATGCTCAAGGTGCGCTGCCCGTCAGAGGCCGAAGCCCCCTGGCTGCGCAGCGGCACCACCCTGGTGGGCATGCTCAACCCCTTTGATGCCGCCGGTCTGCAGCGGCTGGCGGCGGCGGGTGTCACGGCCTACGCCCTGGAGGCCGCGCCACGCACCACCCGTGCCCAGAGCATGGACGTGCTCTCTTCCCAGGCCAACATTGCGGGCTACAAGGCCGTGATGATCGCGGCCGACCGCTACCAGCGCTTTTTCCCCATGCTCATGACGGCCGCCGGTACGGTGAAAGCCGCGCGCGTGGTGGTGCTGGGTGTGGGCGTGGCGGGCCTGCAGGCCATTGCCACGGCCAAGCGGCTGGGCGCGGTGATCGAGGCGTCGGACGTGCGTCCCAGCGTCAAGGAACAGGTGGAATCTCTGGGCGCCAAGTTCATCGATGTGCCCTACGAAACGGCCGAAGAAAAAGAGGCCGCCGAAGGCGTGAGCGGCTATGCCCGGCCCATGCCCCCCAGCTGGCTGGAGCGGCAAAAGATGGAAGTCGCCAAGCGCGTGGCGCAGGCCGATGTGGTCATCACCACGGCGCTCATTCCAGGCCGCCCGGCGCCCGTGCTGGTCACGCCCGAGATGGTGCAGGCCATGAAGGCTGGCTCGGTGATCGTGGACCTGGCCGCGCCGCAGGGCGGCAACTGCCCGCTGACCGAGCCCGGCAGCACCGTGGTCAAGCACGGCGTGACGCTGGTGGGCGAGACCAACCTGCCCGCCCTGGTCGCGGCCGATGCGTCGTCGCTGTACGCTCGCAACGTTCTGGATTTTTTGAAACTCATCATCAACAAGGAAGGTGCCCTGCATGTGGACATGCAGGACGACATCGTGGCCGCCTGCCTGATGGCCCACGAAGGCACCCTGAAACGCGCATGA
- a CDS encoding phenylacetic acid degradation protein: MGVILQILGLVITFTMAMEALRRFGIDVGWLNPLTFFHRRAWRKKVSTPPLYALDHPVDVVAVLALATVQTTGAITTAQKAGVQSLLQQHLQMNESDAANLWVASAHLLRSRALALSELPDVLARSADKFTDYHVQTLQAVMRAAADIEPPINDAQRKLLDAVDAYFAKRKAASSPWSSANPG; the protein is encoded by the coding sequence GTGGGAGTTATTTTGCAGATCCTGGGGTTGGTCATCACCTTCACCATGGCCATGGAGGCCTTGCGCCGCTTTGGCATTGATGTGGGGTGGCTCAACCCGCTGACTTTTTTCCACCGCCGGGCATGGCGCAAAAAGGTGAGCACGCCGCCCCTGTATGCCTTGGACCACCCTGTAGACGTGGTGGCCGTGTTGGCCTTGGCCACGGTGCAGACCACGGGTGCCATCACCACGGCCCAGAAGGCGGGTGTGCAGTCCTTGCTGCAGCAGCACCTGCAAATGAACGAGTCCGATGCCGCCAATTTATGGGTGGCCAGCGCCCACTTGCTGCGCAGCCGGGCGCTGGCGCTGAGCGAATTGCCGGATGTGCTGGCCCGCAGTGCGGACAAGTTCACCGACTACCACGTGCAAACCCTGCAGGCTGTGATGCGCGCCGCCGCCGACATTGAGCCCCCCATCAACGACGCCCAGCGAAAGCTGCTGGACGCCGTGGATGCTTACTTTGCCAAAAGGAAAGCGGCCTCAAGCCCCTGGTCTTCGGCCAATCCCGGTTAA
- a CDS encoding NAD(P) transhydrogenase subunit alpha produces MDAVSPTLINLIIFVLAIYVGYHVVWTVTPALHTPLMAVTNAISAIVIVGAMLAAALTETPLGKTMGVLAVALAAVNVFGGFLVTRRMLEMFKKKERKAPVDKAQEAIK; encoded by the coding sequence ATGGATGCTGTCTCGCCCACGTTGATCAACCTCATCATCTTTGTGCTGGCCATCTATGTGGGCTACCACGTGGTGTGGACGGTGACGCCTGCCCTGCACACCCCGCTCATGGCGGTGACCAATGCCATCTCGGCCATCGTCATCGTCGGGGCCATGCTGGCGGCGGCGCTCACCGAGACGCCGCTGGGCAAAACCATGGGGGTGCTGGCCGTGGCACTGGCGGCGGTGAATGTGTTTGGCGGCTTCCTGGTCACCCGGCGCATGCTGGAGATGTTCAAGAAAAAAGAGCGTAAAGCGCCCGTGGATAAAGCGCAAGAAGCTATCAAATAA
- a CDS encoding NAD(P)(+) transhydrogenase (Re/Si-specific) subunit beta, with protein MSMNLVTLLYLVASVCFIQALKGLSHPTTSIRGNLFGMVGMAIAILTTAALIVELSGGKAEGMVYVLGALLVGGAAGSVMANRVEMTKMPELVAFMHSMIGLAAVFIAVAAVAEPWAFQIVAKGQPIPVGNRLELFLGAAIGAITFSGSVIAFGKLSGKYKFRFFQGAPVQFAGQHLLNLVLGLATVGLGLLFVATESWTAFFAMLALSFVLGVLIIIPIGGADMPVVVSMLNSYSGWAAAGIGFSLNNSMLIIAGSLVGSSGAILSYIMCKAMNRSFFNVILGGFGGDTATAAAGAQVQRSVKTGSADDVAFVLGNAETVVIVPGYGLAVARAQHAVKELAAKLTEKGITVKYAIHPVAGRMPGHMNVLLAEAEVPYDQVFEMEDINGEFGQADVAIILGANDVVNPAAHTKGSPIYGMPILEAYKAKTVIVNKRSMAAGYAGLDNELFYMDKTMMVFGDAKKVVEDIGKALE; from the coding sequence ATGAGCATGAACCTTGTCACGCTGCTGTACCTGGTCGCCAGCGTCTGCTTTATCCAGGCCCTTAAAGGGCTCTCGCACCCCACCACCTCCATCCGGGGCAACCTCTTTGGCATGGTGGGCATGGCCATTGCCATCCTCACCACAGCGGCGCTGATCGTGGAGCTGTCGGGCGGCAAGGCCGAGGGCATGGTGTATGTGCTGGGTGCGCTGCTGGTGGGCGGCGCGGCGGGCTCGGTGATGGCCAACCGCGTCGAGATGACCAAGATGCCCGAGCTGGTGGCCTTCATGCACAGCATGATCGGCCTGGCGGCGGTGTTCATTGCCGTGGCCGCCGTGGCCGAGCCCTGGGCGTTCCAGATCGTGGCCAAGGGCCAGCCCATCCCGGTGGGCAACCGGCTGGAGCTGTTCCTGGGTGCGGCCATCGGGGCCATCACCTTCAGTGGTTCGGTCATTGCGTTTGGCAAGCTCTCGGGCAAGTACAAGTTCCGCTTTTTTCAAGGTGCCCCCGTGCAGTTTGCCGGGCAGCATTTGCTGAACCTGGTGCTGGGTTTAGCCACCGTGGGGCTGGGGCTGCTGTTTGTGGCCACCGAGAGTTGGACAGCCTTCTTCGCCATGCTGGCGCTGTCGTTCGTGCTGGGCGTGCTCATCATCATCCCGATTGGTGGGGCGGACATGCCGGTGGTGGTGTCCATGCTCAACAGCTACTCGGGCTGGGCGGCAGCGGGCATTGGCTTTAGCCTGAACAACTCCATGCTGATCATTGCGGGCTCGCTGGTGGGCAGCTCGGGCGCGATCCTGAGCTACATCATGTGCAAGGCCATGAACCGCTCGTTCTTCAACGTGATTTTGGGCGGCTTTGGCGGCGACACCGCCACCGCGGCGGCGGGCGCGCAGGTGCAGCGCAGCGTCAAGACGGGCAGCGCCGACGATGTGGCCTTTGTGCTGGGCAATGCCGAGACCGTGGTCATCGTGCCCGGCTACGGCCTGGCGGTGGCGCGCGCGCAGCATGCCGTCAAAGAGCTGGCGGCCAAGCTCACCGAAAAAGGCATTACCGTGAAATACGCCATCCACCCCGTGGCGGGGCGCATGCCGGGCCACATGAATGTGCTGCTGGCCGAAGCCGAAGTGCCCTACGACCAGGTGTTTGAGATGGAAGACATCAACGGCGAATTCGGGCAGGCAGACGTGGCTATCATTCTGGGCGCCAACGATGTGGTGAACCCCGCTGCCCACACCAAGGGCAGCCCGATTTACGGTATGCCCATCCTCGAAGCCTACAAGGCCAAAACGGTGATCGTGAACAAACGCTCCATGGCCGCGGGCTATGCGGGCCTGGACAACGAGCTGTTCTACATGGACAAGACCATGATGGTCTTCGGTGACGCCAAGAAGGTGGTCGAAGACATTGGAAAGGCCTTGGAGTAA
- a CDS encoding long-chain-fatty-acid--CoA ligase, whose amino-acid sequence MTDRPWLAAYPQGVPADIDPTQYASLVALMDEAFGRYADRVAYSFMGKDISFAQTDALSRAFAAYLQGQGLAKGDRVAIMMPNVPQYPVVVAAVLRAGFVVVNVNPLYTPRELEHQLKDSGAKAIVIIENFASTLQQCIANTPVKHVVLCAMGDQLGFLKGMLVNYVVRNVKKLVPEYSLPGAVRFNDAIAQGERGSFKPADIKPDDIALLQYTGGTTGVSKGAVLLHRNVIANVLQAEAWNEPVMKSLAAGEQPTSVCALPLYHIFAFTVNMMLGMRTGGKVILIPNPRDLPAVLKELSKHTFHSLPAVNTLFNGLANHPDFNTVNWKNLKVSVGGGMAVQGAVAKLWLDKTGCPICEGYGLSETSPIVSCNPVTAKEFTGTIGAPLPSTLIKLLDDEGREVTTLGQSGEIAIKGPQVMAGYWQRPDETAKVMTEDGYFKSGDVGVMDERGYFKIVDRKKDMVLVSGFNVYPNEVEEVVAALPGVLECAVVGVPDEKTGEAVKLVIVKKDQALTEAQVKEFCKANLTGYKQPRVIEFRTELPKTPVGKILRRELRDKK is encoded by the coding sequence ATGACCGACCGCCCCTGGCTGGCCGCCTATCCGCAAGGCGTACCCGCTGACATTGACCCCACCCAATACGCCTCCCTGGTGGCGCTGATGGACGAGGCCTTTGGCCGCTACGCAGACCGTGTGGCCTACAGCTTCATGGGCAAGGACATCAGCTTTGCGCAGACCGACGCGCTGAGCCGTGCGTTTGCCGCCTACCTGCAGGGCCAGGGCCTGGCCAAGGGCGACCGCGTGGCCATCATGATGCCCAACGTGCCCCAGTACCCTGTGGTGGTGGCCGCCGTGCTGCGTGCAGGCTTTGTGGTGGTCAACGTGAACCCGCTGTACACCCCGCGCGAGCTGGAGCACCAGCTCAAGGACTCGGGCGCCAAGGCCATCGTCATCATCGAGAACTTTGCCTCCACGCTGCAGCAGTGCATTGCCAACACCCCCGTCAAGCACGTGGTGCTGTGCGCCATGGGCGACCAGTTGGGCTTCCTCAAGGGCATGCTGGTCAACTACGTGGTGCGCAACGTCAAGAAGCTGGTGCCCGAGTACAGCCTGCCCGGCGCGGTGCGCTTCAACGACGCCATCGCCCAGGGTGAGCGCGGCAGCTTCAAACCTGCCGACATCAAGCCCGACGACATTGCCCTGCTGCAGTACACCGGCGGCACCACCGGCGTGAGCAAGGGGGCGGTGCTGCTGCACCGCAATGTGATTGCCAACGTGCTGCAGGCCGAGGCCTGGAACGAGCCGGTGATGAAGTCGCTGGCCGCAGGCGAGCAGCCCACCAGCGTGTGCGCGCTGCCGCTGTACCACATCTTCGCCTTCACGGTGAACATGATGCTGGGCATGCGCACGGGCGGCAAAGTCATCCTCATCCCCAACCCGCGCGACCTGCCTGCGGTGCTCAAGGAGCTGTCCAAGCACACCTTCCACAGCCTGCCTGCGGTGAACACGCTGTTCAACGGCCTGGCCAACCACCCCGACTTCAACACCGTCAACTGGAAGAACCTGAAGGTGTCGGTGGGCGGCGGCATGGCGGTGCAAGGCGCGGTGGCCAAGCTGTGGCTGGACAAGACGGGTTGCCCTATCTGCGAAGGCTATGGCCTGTCGGAGACCTCGCCCATCGTCAGCTGCAACCCCGTCACCGCCAAGGAATTCACCGGCACCATCGGCGCCCCCCTGCCCAGCACGCTCATCAAGCTGCTGGACGACGAGGGCCGCGAAGTCACCACCCTGGGCCAGTCGGGCGAGATCGCCATCAAGGGCCCGCAGGTGATGGCGGGCTACTGGCAGCGCCCTGACGAAACCGCCAAGGTCATGACCGAAGACGGCTATTTCAAATCGGGCGACGTGGGCGTGATGGACGAGCGCGGCTACTTCAAGATCGTGGACCGCAAGAAGGACATGGTGCTGGTCAGCGGCTTCAACGTGTACCCCAATGAGGTTGAAGAAGTGGTGGCAGCCCTGCCCGGTGTGCTCGAATGCGCCGTGGTGGGCGTGCCCGACGAGAAGACCGGCGAGGCCGTGAAGCTGGTCATCGTCAAGAAAGACCAGGCCCTGACCGAAGCCCAGGTCAAGGAATTCTGCAAGGCCAATCTGACCGGCTACAAGCAGCCCCGCGTGATCGAGTTCCGCACCGAGCTGCCCAAGACGCCTGTGGGCAAGATCCTGCGCAGAGAGCTGCGCGACAAGAAGTGA
- a CDS encoding 5'-methylthioadenosine/adenosylhomocysteine nucleosidase produces the protein MTTAILSALPEEQSSLLPHLAQPQRIVHAGRAFWRGDWQGRSVVLALSGIGKVAAATTATALAERFGVARIVFTGVAGGVGDGVQVGDVVVAQDYVQHDMDASPIFPRWELPGYARTRLGCDAALTAMLLEAASAYVESARGLFDSRLITSQPRVHHGLVASGDRFVSAAAEAQGLRTALRDAGHDVLAVEMEGAAVAQVCHDYGLPFAAMRTISDRADDTAHVDFPAFVNTVATRYAEHIMLGFLQKL, from the coding sequence ATGACCACCGCCATCCTCAGCGCCCTGCCCGAAGAACAAAGCTCCCTGCTACCGCACCTGGCGCAGCCCCAGCGCATCGTGCATGCGGGGCGGGCCTTTTGGCGGGGCGACTGGCAGGGGCGCTCCGTGGTGCTGGCGCTGTCTGGCATTGGCAAGGTGGCCGCGGCCACCACGGCCACCGCACTGGCAGAGCGGTTTGGCGTGGCGCGCATCGTGTTCACCGGCGTGGCCGGGGGTGTGGGCGATGGCGTGCAGGTGGGCGACGTGGTGGTGGCGCAAGACTATGTGCAGCACGACATGGACGCCTCGCCCATCTTTCCGCGCTGGGAGCTGCCCGGCTACGCCCGCACCCGCCTGGGCTGTGATGCAGCACTGACTGCTATGCTTTTGGAAGCTGCCAGCGCTTATGTAGAAAGTGCTAGGGGCCTATTTGATTCCAGATTGATAACAAGCCAGCCAAGGGTGCACCACGGGCTGGTGGCCAGCGGCGACCGCTTTGTGAGCGCCGCCGCCGAGGCCCAGGGCCTGCGCACCGCCCTGCGCGACGCTGGCCACGATGTGCTGGCCGTGGAAATGGAAGGCGCCGCCGTCGCCCAGGTCTGCCACGACTACGGCCTGCCCTTTGCCGCCATGCGCACCATCTCCGACCGCGCCGACGACACCGCGCACGTGGACTTCCCCGCGTTTGTGAACACCGTGGCAACACGCTACGCCGAACACATCATGCTGGGTTTTCTGCAAAAGCTATGA
- the corA gene encoding magnesium/cobalt transporter CorA has translation MLNIFTLANGRLFQEEIESLEELTKFQPIWVDLEAPTLEEKRWIKQHYGLSIPEDAMDEDIEESARFYEEDNGELHIRSDFLIDDDEDPRSVRVAFILNQHNANLKSRGVLFSIHDEDVPVFRLLRMRARRAPGLIEDAKEVLLKLFDADAEYSADTLENIYDELETVSKQVLAGDVTDALAGEVLGAIARQEDLNGRIRRNVMDTRRAVSFMMRSKMLNAEQFEEARQILRDIESLDNHTAFLFDKINFLMDATVGFININQNKIIKIFSVASVALLPPTLIASVYGMNLKFPELELLGAAAYPYVLALMVTSALGPMWYFRKRGWLK, from the coding sequence ATGCTCAACATCTTCACGCTCGCCAACGGCCGGCTGTTTCAGGAAGAAATTGAATCGCTGGAAGAGCTGACCAAGTTCCAGCCGATCTGGGTGGACCTGGAAGCCCCCACGCTCGAAGAAAAACGCTGGATCAAGCAGCACTATGGTCTGTCCATCCCCGAGGATGCGATGGACGAAGACATCGAAGAATCCGCCCGCTTCTACGAAGAAGACAACGGCGAGCTGCACATCCGCAGCGACTTCTTGATCGACGACGACGAGGACCCTCGCTCGGTGCGCGTGGCCTTCATCCTGAACCAGCACAACGCCAACCTCAAGAGCCGGGGCGTGCTGTTCTCCATCCACGACGAAGACGTGCCCGTGTTCCGCCTGCTGCGCATGCGCGCACGCCGCGCGCCCGGCCTGATCGAAGACGCCAAGGAAGTGCTGCTCAAGCTGTTCGACGCCGACGCCGAATACTCGGCCGACACGCTCGAGAACATTTACGACGAGCTGGAAACCGTCAGCAAGCAGGTGCTGGCCGGCGACGTGACCGACGCCCTGGCCGGTGAGGTGCTGGGCGCCATCGCCCGCCAGGAAGACTTGAACGGCCGCATCCGCCGCAACGTGATGGACACGCGCCGCGCCGTGAGCTTCATGATGCGCTCCAAGATGCTCAACGCCGAACAGTTCGAGGAAGCGCGCCAGATCCTGCGCGACATCGAGTCGCTGGACAACCACACCGCGTTCCTTTTCGACAAGATCAACTTCTTGATGGACGCCACGGTCGGTTTCATCAACATCAACCAGAACAAGATCATCAAGATCTTCTCAGTGGCCAGCGTCGCCTTGCTGCCGCCCACGCTGATCGCCAGCGTGTATGGCATGAACCTCAAGTTCCCTGAACTGGAGCTGCTGGGCGCTGCGGCCTACCCCTACGTGCTGGCACTGATGGTGACCAGCGCGCTCGGCCCGATGTGGTACTTCCGCAAGCGCGGCTGGTTGAAATAA
- a CDS encoding uracil-DNA glycosylase family protein translates to MSLNLDARQRAMLQEMGVTVWARAEAATPVPVATLPPTAAASTAQPPAPPPSATALPPAQHPPAQRPEATATPAARAPMAPSAAPARPAAAPAAAAGLGAPATAAPALRLHAPQPLYPTADPAQTPSTLGASWLIVTEGVSATEPLGGDTGKLLDNMLRAMQLHRHPRVFLAALARPTPGARATEDDAPTDVAQALEQAVHTLQPAMVLVLGHVAARAALGRTEPLGRLRAVPHTVGGRPAVVTYDPAFLLRSQDAKAATWADLCRALALVRKG, encoded by the coding sequence ATGAGCCTGAACCTCGATGCGCGCCAGCGCGCCATGCTGCAAGAGATGGGGGTGACCGTGTGGGCCCGCGCAGAGGCGGCCACGCCTGTGCCGGTGGCCACCCTGCCCCCCACCGCTGCGGCCAGCACGGCCCAGCCGCCTGCACCACCCCCATCGGCCACCGCACTCCCGCCTGCGCAGCACCCTCCGGCCCAGCGGCCGGAGGCCACAGCCACCCCAGCGGCCCGCGCTCCCATGGCCCCCAGTGCCGCGCCCGCAAGGCCTGCCGCTGCACCCGCCGCAGCCGCTGGCCTGGGCGCACCCGCCACCGCAGCCCCGGCCCTGCGCCTGCATGCCCCGCAGCCGCTGTACCCCACGGCCGACCCAGCGCAGACCCCAAGCACCCTGGGCGCCAGCTGGCTGATCGTGACCGAAGGCGTATCGGCCACCGAGCCCCTGGGCGGCGACACCGGCAAGCTGCTGGACAACATGCTGCGCGCCATGCAGTTGCACCGCCACCCCCGGGTGTTTCTGGCCGCCCTGGCCCGCCCCACCCCGGGCGCACGGGCGACCGAAGACGATGCCCCCACAGATGTGGCGCAAGCGCTGGAGCAAGCGGTGCACACGCTGCAACCCGCCATGGTGCTGGTGCTGGGCCACGTGGCTGCACGTGCGGCTCTGGGCCGCACCGAACCCCTGGGGCGCCTGCGTGCCGTGCCCCACACCGTGGGCGGACGCCCGGCCGTGGTCACCTATGACCCGGCCTTCTTGCTGCGCTCGCAAGACGCCAAGGCCGCCACCTGGGCCGACCTGTGCCGCGCGCTGGCGCTGGTGCGCAAGGGTTAA